Proteins from one Carassius gibelio isolate Cgi1373 ecotype wild population from Czech Republic chromosome A25, carGib1.2-hapl.c, whole genome shotgun sequence genomic window:
- the psma1 gene encoding proteasome subunit alpha type-1 yields MFRNQYDNDVTVWSPQGRIHQIEYAMEAVKQGSATVGLKSRSHAVLVALKRAQSELAAHQKKILHVDSHVGISIAGLTADARLLCNFMRQECLDSRFVFDRPLPVSRLVSLIGSKTQIPTQRYGRRPYGVGLLIAGYDDMGPHIFQTCPSANYFDCKAMSIGARSQSARTYLERHMEAFLDCDLNELVQHGLRALRETLPAEQDLTTKNVSIGIVGKETEFTIYDDDDVAKFLEGLEERPQRRVAQPADEAAPAVPDEPMET; encoded by the exons ATG tttcggAACCAGTATGACAATGACGTGACCGTGTGGAGTCCGCAG GGTCGCATTCATCAGATCGAGTATGCGATGGAGGCAGTTAAGCAGGGTTCAGCCACCGTCGGCCTCAAATCACGCTCTCACGCTGTTCTCGTGGCCCTCAAG AGAGCTCAGTCTGAACTGGCCGCCCATCAGAAGAAGATCCTGCATGTGGACAGCCACGTGGGCATTTCAATCGCAGGACTGACGGCAGATGCCAGACTCCTCTG CAACTTCATGCGGCAGGAGTGTCTGGACTCCAGGTTCGTCTTCGATAGACCTCTTCCTGTGTCTCGACTGGTCTCGCTCATTGGAAGCA AGACTCAGATTCCCACGCAGCGGTACGGCAGACGGCCGTATGGAGTGGGGCTGCTGATCGCAGGATATGAT GACATGGGACCGCACATCTTCCAGACGTGCCCCTCAGCCAATTACTTTGACTGTAAAGCCATGTCGATCGGCGCTCGCTCGCAGTCGGCCCGCACGTACCTGGAGAGACACATGGAGGCCTTCCTGGACT GTGATCTGAATGAGCTGGTGCAGCACGGTCTGCGTGCGCTGCGTGAGACTCTCCCTGCTGAACAGGATCTGACCACAAAG AATGTGTCCATTGGGATTGTGGGAAAGGAAACGGAGTTCACCATCTATGACGATGACGATGTGGCAAAGTTCCTGGAGGGTCTGGAGGAGAGACCCCAGAGAAGG GTGGCCCAGCCAGCAGATGAAGCGGCTCCAGCTGTACCTGATGAACCCATGGAGACCTAA
- the LOC127947413 gene encoding calcitonin gene-related peptide-like isoform X2 yields MFMLKISAFLVAYATVVCQMSSSNAAPARPGSESLTDRFALMDYEARRLLSAIVKNVVQMTAEELEQTNDDNSKQKRACNTATCVTHRLADFLSRSGGMGNSNFVPTNVGSQAFGRRRRNSRM; encoded by the exons ATGTTTATGTTGAAGATCTCTGCCTTCCTTGTCGCTTACGCCACAGTGGTGTGCCAGATGTCCAGCTCAAACGCTGCTCCAGCAAG ACCTGGTTCAGAATCTCTGACAGACAGATTTGCGCTCATGGACTACGAAGCACGGAGATTACTGAGTGCTATAGTCAAAAACGTAGTGCAGATGACAGCGGAGGAACTGGAGCAGACGAATGATGACAACAG CAAGCAGAAGCGCGCGTGTAACACAGCCACGTGTGTCACTCACCGTCTGGCAGACTTCCTGAGCCGCTCCGGTGGGATGGGCAACAGCAACTTCGTCCCGACTAACGTGGGCTCCCAAGCTTTCGGCCGTCGGAGGAGAAACTCGCGGATGTGA
- the LOC127947413 gene encoding calcitonin-1-like isoform X1, translated as MFMLKISAFLVAYATVVCQMSSSNAAPARPGSESLTDRFALMDYEARRLLSAIVKNVVQMTAEELEQTNDDNSQGRFLSKRCSNLSTCVLGKLSQELHKLQTFPQTDVGAGTPGKKRSLLEGNQFTSYEETFNTI; from the exons ATGTTTATGTTGAAGATCTCTGCCTTCCTTGTCGCTTACGCCACAGTGGTGTGCCAGATGTCCAGCTCAAACGCTGCTCCAGCAAG ACCTGGTTCAGAATCTCTGACAGACAGATTTGCGCTCATGGACTACGAAGCACGGAGATTACTGAGTGCTATAGTCAAAAACGTAGTGCAGATGACAGCGGAGGAACTGGAGCAGACGAATGATGACAACAG CCAGGGCAGATTCCTGTCCAAGCGTTGCTCCAATCTCAGCACCTGCGTGCTGGGAAAACTCTCCCAGGAGCTGCACAAATTGCAAACTTTCCCGCAGACGGACGTGGGCGCCGGTACACCCGGCAAGAAACGCAGCCTGCTCGAGGGCAATCAGTTTACAAGCTACGAAGAAACTTTTAACACCATCTAA